DNA from Deinococcus koreensis:
CATACCTGATTACCCTCCTGATCCTCGGATTGCTCAGCATTGCCTCGAACGTGCTGCTCTCGGTACAGGTGCAGGCCACAGCAGCCACGGCCTCCCTGGTCAACACGGCTGGTCGCCAGCGTATGCTGGCCATCCGCATCTCCGGGGACGCCGAGCACGCCGCCACCAGTCACGACCCACGCGGTCTGAGCGACCTGCGCGCCTCGCTCAGCCTCTTTGCGGCCAACCATGCCCGGTTGGCCGACCCCGACTCGGGCCTGTACACCTCCGGGTTCTTCCCGGAGGTGCGACGGCTGTATTCGGATGATCTCAACACACGTGTACAGGCCTTTACGGCGGCCGCGCACCGCGTGCTGAGGACACCGCTGGAGCAGCTCCGCCCGAACCATCCGGACGTGGTCTTCCTGATCGTTCAGGCCCGCGGGCCCCTCCTGAAGGGCCTGGAGCGCGCCGTGTCCCTTGATGAGCACCGGAGTGACACGGTGATCCGCCGGATACAGGTGCTTTCGTGGCTGCGCGTCAGCCTGGTGCTGCTGCTCCTGAGCGGGCTGGGGTTCTTCGTCTTCCGGCCTCTGGAGCGGCGCAACCGCGACCTGATGATCCGCCTGAGTGCCGAGCGCCAGGCCGTCGCGCGGCAAGCGGCGTACGCCCAGGCCCTGCTGCAGGTCTCGGCGCTGACCGACTCTCCCCTCCCGCCCGAGACTGTGGCCCATCAGGCCACCGCCATCGTGGCCCGCACGAGCGGCCTGCACTGGGCCGGACTGGGCATCATCACCGCCCACCGGACGCAGGTCGCCTGTGCGTACGCCGATCCCACACTGCCGGGCGCCGTGCTCGCACGCCTCAATCAGCCCCCCCGTCCGGGGGAAGGGGTGGTCTGGGACGTCTTGCACAGCGGACAGAGCCGGTTTGTTGACGAGTACGCCCAGCAGCCTGGCGCCCGGCCCGAGCTGGTGACGGCTGGCCTGCGTGGCCTGGCCTGGGTGCCCCTGGGCGCGACCGGTGAGACCCAGTATGTGCTGACCGGCGCCCGCCTAACGGCGCAGCCCTGGACAGCAGACGACCGCGACCTGTTCGAGGCGGCCGCACGGACGGTCACGGTCGCCCTGAATCGCCGCGTCTACCTGCAGGAAGTGGAGGCCGCCGCCCTGAGTGACGCACTCACCGGGCTGGCCAACCGCCGGGCGTTCGAACGCGATCTGCAGGCGCTCGCCAGGCACCCGGGGCACCACCCGTCCGGCCTTACCGTGGTTATGCTCGATCTCGACGGACTCAAGGCAGTCAACGACACCCAGGGCCACGAGGGCGGTGACGCGCTGCTGCGGGGATTCGCCCGGGCCCTGCGAGCGACGTTCCGTCAGGACGACCGGGTCTACCGGCTGGGTGGGGACGAGTTCGCGGTGGTGTTGGACAACGGCGCGCACGACGACCATGCAGGGCTCCTGGCCCGGGTGGCCGAAGCCGCGGCGCACCTGCGGCGCCAGGGCTTTGCTACGGGTGGAGCCAGCGCGGGCTGTGCCAGCTTCCCTGGGGACGGCCTGGGTCTGGAAGACACCGTGCGCCTGGCCGACGAGCGGATGTACGTGGACAAGCGCCGGCGCAAGTCTCCCGGCCGTGCCCACGCCACACACTGAGACGGCACCGAGCGCGTTCTCGCGCAGACGTTGGCTGACCGCATGTTCAAGGTGACGGGCTTGCGTGCATCAGGCGCCCCTGCGTGGGGGACTGAAGATCGGCGGGCACTGGATCCCCCATGCCCCCTCGGTGCCAGCAGAGAGCGTCCAGACCCCGGAATACGGGGTCTGGACGCTCTCTGCTTTCGTAAGCTGCCGGATGACCGGCCCTGAGTGTTCCGTGTCACTCCGCCGATGCAGCGCCGATCACGGGAATGCTCAGGGTCGCGACGATCTCGTCGCCTGATTTCACGTTGATCGTCGCCAGGGCGTTGACGAACTGCTCGGTTGAGGCCCGTGCCACGGTGACGTGCAGCAGGACGTCCTCACCCAGCGCGGTGACGTCATCGAGCGTGACGGTGGTTCCTGTGGGTAGCCCGGAGACGTCGAGACTCAACGAGGAGAGCTGAGCCCCCTGGAGGGCGCTTCCCGGCACGTCCAGCGCCATCCAGGAGCTCTCGGTGTACAGCTCGGTGTACGCCATACCTTCATCGCTCATCGCGGTCACCGGCAGCACGGCGGAAGGAGCGGCAAAGGCGGCTCCGGCGGTCAGGGTCAGGGCGGTCAGGGTGCTGAGCAGGGACTTGATCATGGGGGTTCTCCTTGGGGTGAGGTCGATCCGGACGGGGGTCGTCTGGCGCTGACCACAAGGTGCCTGGAGCTCATGCAGACGGTGTGGTGAGGGTATGCAGATGGTGTGAAGACGCCTGGATGCCCAGCCGGTGTAGGCCACTGCCGGCCTGAACGGGCGGTTCACGGGATCCACCTGGTGACCTAACGTCCCAGTTCGAACCGATGACCCGCGCACCAGGTTCTTCTTGCGCGGAACCTCGCTGACACGAAATGGAGCCGGGCCCTGGGCGAGAAACGTGCCAGTGGGAGGAAGTCAGATGCACGCCGTGCTGTCCACGGCATGCCGTGGAGCCGGTGGGGTCGGGGACGAGGGGGAGCGCCGTCTTAAAACGGTCTTTACACCCTCCCGGCAGACTGCGCCGCGTGCGTCCGTTGCTGCTCCCTGTCCTGCGTGCTCTGCGTCCCCCTGTCCGCCGCCACTCGGTCTACGAGCGGCTGCTGGGCACCGAGGTGGAACTCCAGGTGATCGCGCAGACGGCCGCACACGCCGCGCAGGCGGAGACGGCGGGCCTGGACGAACTCGACCGCCTGGCGACCGTCTTCAGCCGGTTCGACGAGGCCAGCGAGTGGCGCCGCTGGCTGAGCCGCCCGGGCGAGCGCCGCGTGTTGAGCCCGGATCTCCGGGAGGTGCTGCGACAGGCCGACCACTGGCGGCACTGGAGTGGCGGGGCGTTTCATCCGGGCGCTGACGCCCTGGGCGCGCTGTGGAGGACTGCGGAATCGCGGGGCGAACCCCCACCACCCGCCCAACTCGCCGCCCTGGTCACCGCGCTTCAGGTTGATCCCTGGACGCTGCACGAGGACGGCAGCGCCACCCTGCACGCCCGCTACGCGATGGGCCTAGACGCCTTGGCCAAGGGGGTCATCGTCGACCGCATGGCCGAGGTCATGGCTGCACAGACTGGCGTGCGCAGTGTGCTGGTCAACGTCGGGGGCGACCTGCGCACCATCGGTGGACGGGGCATCACGGTCACGGTGGCCGATCCCCGCACCCCCCGCGACGACGCGCCCCCGGTGGCCCGGGTACGCGTCAGATCTGGCGCCCTGGCCAGCAGTGGGCGCGCCCACCGCGGGTACGTCATCCGCGGCGTGCGGTACTCCCACGTGCTCGATCCCCGGACAGGCCAGCCAGTCACGGCCACGCCTGGCGTGACCGTGCGGGCCCCCAACTGCGCCACGGCGGACGCCCTCGCCACCATCCTTAGCGTGCTGCCGGCAGCGCAGGGGCTCACGCTCCTCGGCAACCAGCCGGGCTGCAGCGCCCTGCTCGTGACCGCCCATGGTGAGCGTCTGCTCAGCCCGGGCTGGCCCCCTGACCCCCGACCTCTACTGAGCTCACCCCCCAGGAGACACCCATGACCCCCACCCGACGTTCCGTGCTCCGCTCCCTCGCCGCCAGCGCGGCCGCCCTTACGCTCGGCCGCCTCACCCCCGCCCTCGCCGCCAACGCGTCCGCCCCGGCCCGCTGGCGGGCGGGCCAGACCTTGGACGTCACCTTCACTGTCGCCACCCAGGCGGGGGGCCGCGTCAAGCGGCCCTACGTGGCCGTGTACATCGAGGATGCCCAGGGGGCCGCCGTCCGTACCCTGACCGTCTGGGTGCAGCAGACCCGGCGCAATCCCCGCTGGCTCGCGGAACTGCGCCGTTGGACACGCCTGAATGCCGGGCTGGTGGACACCGTCAGCTCGGCCACCCGCAATCCCGGCACCTACGCGGTGGCCTGGGACGGCAAGAACGACCAGGGCGCGCTGGTCGCGCAGGGGGCTTACTACGTGATCGTGGAAACCGCCCGGGAGCACGGCCCCTACAGCCTGGTGCGCGAGAAGCTCACCGTGGGATCGTCCCCGTTCACGCGGTCGCTAGGGACGAACAACGACATCGAGGGCGTGAGTGTCCGCTTCGGCGCCGCCTGAGGGTCAGGCCCAGGGCGCCGCCGCGGCGCCCCGGCGGCGTGGCCGTTCCCGCGCGGCGTCGACGCACGTCACCCTCCGCTGGCTGCACACCTACACGTCCATGATCAGCCTGCTCGTGGTGCTGTTCTTCGCGCTGACCGGCATCACCTTGAATCACCCCGACTGGGTCTTCGGCACGGGGGAGGTGAAGTCGGAGGTCACGGGGACGTTGCCGAGTGGCTGGATCACGAAAGGTGCCGTCGATTGGCTCACGGTCGCTGAGGAGTTGCGCGCCAGTCAGCACCTCAGGGGCCGGGCCGGGGACACACGGGTGGACGGCCAGGAGGCCAGCCTCTCGTTCCTGGGGCCGGGCTACGCCGCGGACGTCTTCATCGACACGGCCACCGGTAGGTATACGGCGAACGTGCTGCAGCAGGGCGGTCTGGCGGTCATCAACGACCTGCACCGGGGCCGGGACGCCGGCACAGCCTGGAAGTGGGTGATCGACCTGAGCGGCGGCGTGCTCGCGCTCGTCGCCTTCACGGGCATCGGTATCCTGCTGTACCTGAAAAAGACCCGGGCGCAGGCGCTGGGCGTCATGGGAGTGGCCTCCGTGCTGGTGCTGGTGTTGGCCTGGCACGCCGTGGCCTGAGGGGGAGACTCAGTGACGGCCCTGAGATGGATGCCGTGCAGAACCGTCTCCACCAGCGGCCTGAGTGCCGTCCATCGGCGTCATGTCGGGCCCGTGGGTGCCACGACCCGCACGCGGTTCGGACGCGTGCTCGCCTGGGGGTACCGGCTGGATGAAGGGGCCCCCTGGCCCGGCGGCCCGCTCCCTCCCAGAGCGGGCCCGCCCCGGCGACTGCGCTCAGTCCGGCGCGTCCCCGCTCTCCAGCGGCGCGGCCTCGTCGGCGTGATAGAGCTTGGCCGGGCGGCCCGGCAGACCGTACTGGTGATCGAGTCGGGCCCGGCCACACCGCACCAGATACTCCAGATAGCGCCACGCCGTGACCCGGCTCAGGTTCAGCCGATCGCCCACGTCCTCGGCGCTGCGGCCGGGGCCGGCCACCTGCAGGGCCTGCGCGACCCGTTCCAGGGTGTGCGCGTCGATGCCGCGCGGCAGGGGGCCGTCGCCCCGGCCCTGTTCCCCCGTCGTCGGTACCCCCAGCCGCCGATCCAGGGCCGCCTGATCCAGCCGCGCGGGCGGCCGGGTCGCCGGTGGGGTGCGCCGCGTCCGGTGCCGGGCCACGAGTTCCGCCAGCCGGGCGCCGGTGAAGGGCTTGATCAGGTAGTCGAAGGCGCCGTGGGCGAGGGCCAGCCGCACGCTGGCCTCGTCGTCGGCGGCCGTGATCAGGGCCACGTCCGTGGTGCGGCCCACGCTCCGCCAGTGGCGGAGCAGGCCGAGCCCACTGCCGTCGGGCAGCTGCACATCCAGGAGGATCAGATCCGGCGCCAGCGCCTGAGCGAGCGCGTCCCCCTGAGCGCAGCTGGCCGCGCTGCCGACCACGTGCACCCCGGGATCGCGTTCCAGCAGTTCCCGGTTGACGCGGGCCACCCGGGAGTCGTCCTCGACCAGCAGCACGCGAACATCGGGGCGTTGGGGCGGGGGACTCATGGGCCCAGGTCAGCCGGTGGGGGCAGGGCCGTGGGGAGGGGGGACGGCAGGGACACGAGGAACACCGTGCGTCCCGCCCGGCGCGTCTGCCGGATGTGACCGCCCAGCGCCTGGACGCGGGCCATGACGCCGGCCAGACCATAGCCTCGGCCCTCCCCCTTCGAGCTCGCGCCCCGGGTGTAGAGGCGCCCGGCCAGCGCCCCCGGCACGCCGGGGCCGGAATCCTCGACCTCGACCTGCACGCCCTCCGGATCTTCACCAATCAACACGGTGACCTGGCCCGGCTGCCCACCCAACGCCTCGAAGGCGTTCTCGGTCAGGTTCCCGACCGCCGTGACCAGCGTGTCGGCGTGCCGCTCCCACAGGGGTGAGAGGGCGCTGCCCTCGGCGACCTGGAAGTCGATGCCCAGTTCCTGCGCCCGCTCGCGCTTGCCGGCCAGCAGCGCGACCAGCCGGGGCACCTGGACGTCGCGCAGGAGGGAGCGGAACTCGGCGTCGGCACGGATCTCGGCGTTGAGCACGCGCAGGGCCTCGTCGTGCCGGCCCAGTTGCAGCAGACCGGAGAGCACGTGCAGGCGGTTCTGGTACTCGTGGGTCTGGGCGCGCAGCACGTCCACGAAACCGCGTGCGTGGGTCAGTTCGTCGGCCAGGGCCAGGGCCTCGGCCCGATCCCGGAAGCTGGCGATGAAGCCGCCGCCGTCCAGCGGTTCGAGGTTCACCAGGAAGGGCTGGCCGAGCCGTGTGAGTTCGAGGTTTTGCTGGCGCAGCCCCCCTCCCCCCCGGGTCACGGCCGCGAGTTCCGGCCACAGGGCGCTCAATGGAACCGGCAGTGCCGCGTGTCCCAACGCCTCGGCGGCGCGGTCGCTGATCAGGGTCACGTCTCCGGACACGTCCACGGCGATCACCCCCTCGCGCAGCGCCGAGAGCACCGCGCGCTGCTGGCGGGCCAGGGCCGCGATCTCCTCAGGTTCCAGGTTCAGAATTTCCGCCCGCAGCCGCCGGGCGGCCCCGACCGCGCCCAGGGTGCCCAGGGCCAGGGCGAGCAGGAACCAGGGGAGCAGGCTGACCAGGGCCGCCCCGACCAGATGCCAGGCCTGCGGCATCAGGTAGCCGGTGCTGACCACCCCCACGACCTGGCCCCCCACCACGCCGCCAGCCCAGACCGGCACCTTGCCGCGCACAGACACACCGAGCGAGCCCCGCGCCACCGAGATGACCTCCCGGCCGGCCAGGGGCCCCGGGTTGTCCCCGCCCTCCATAGGTTTGCCCAGGCGATCGGGGATCGGGTGCGCCAGGCGAATGCCCTGCCGGTTCCCCACCACGATGAAATCCGCTTCGGCCTGGGCCCGCAGGGCGTTCACCCGGGCATTGACCTGCGCGTTCTGTACGCCCTGCTCGGCCGCCCGGATGACTTCCGGGAGGGTCGCCACCAGGCGGCTGGCGGTCATGGCCCGCTCGCCCAGCCGCTCGCGCGACTGCGTATACAGGTGGACGGTCTGGACGGCCAGCAGCAGCACCGTCATGGCGCCCAGCACCAGCAGATGCCAGCGCACCAGTCGCCGTTGCAGCCCGGAACGGGGCGGGCGCAAGCCGGCAGGGATCAGGGCAGCCATAGGAGGTGAGCCGATTGTAGAACCCGCCCGGGGCCCCGGGTCACCCTTGCGTGCATTGTGTTCACGGCTGTGCATTCTGATCACGCAAAAATGCCGTGCTAGCGGGACTCTAGCCTTGATCCCGGGGGGGGAGGGCGCGTAGGCTGAGCGGGCAATCACAACTCACCCTCAGGGCGCTGCTGGCGCCCCACCCGGAGGTTCACCATGAACGTCAAGATATCGGCCCTGACCCTGTCGGCCCTGCTGCTGCTCACCCCCTCGACCCTGGCCCAGGGAGCGGTTCGCATCATGGCGCCCGCCGCACCCGGCGGCGGCTGGGACCAGACCAGCCGCGCCATCCAGACCGTGATGCAGGACGAGGGCATCGCCAAAGCGGTGACGGTCTTCAACGTGCCCGGCGCGGGCGGCACGATCGGGCTGGCTCAGCTGTACAACGCCAAGGGCGACGGCAACCAGATGATGACTATGGGGCTGGTGATGGTGGGCGCGATCCTGACCAACGCCAGCAAGGTCGACCTCTCCCGCGTGACCCCGCTGGCCCGCCTGACCGGCGAGTACGAGGTCATGGTCGTGCCTGCCAGCTCACCCTACAAGTCCATGAAGGACTTCGCGGCTGCCTGGAAAGGCAACGCCGGCCTGGCCGTGGCGGGCGGCAGCGCGGGCGGCACCGACCACATGCTGGTGGGCCTGCTGGCCAAGTCCGTCGGCGTGGACACGAAGAAAATGAATTACGTGCCCTTCAGCGGCGGCGGCGAGACCCTGGCGGCCGTGCTGGGCAACCAGGTGGCGGCGGGGGTCGCGGGCTACGGCGAGTTCGAGGCCCAGATCAAGGCCGGCAAACTGCGCGCCATCGGGATCTCCTCGGGCAAGCGGCAGGCGGGGATCGACGCGCCTACCTTCAAGGAGCAGGGCTTTAACGTGGAGCTCGCCAACTGGCGCGGCATTGTGGCCCCTCCCGGCATCAGCGCCTCGGAGAAGGCGACACTGGTCGCCGCGCTGGACAAAATGCACGCGTCCAAAGCCTGGAAGGACACCCTCAAGACCCGCAACTGGTCGGATCTGTACATGAGCGGTTCCAAATTCGACGTCTTCCTGAAGCTGGAGGCGGTGCGCGTCCGGGGCGTGCTGCAGGACATCGGCCTGGTGAAGTAAGCCGGTTGGCGCGGGGCGGGCGCACCGGAGGCCCGCCCCGTTCTCCTGTCCCGTCCCGATTCCCGAGGAGCCCTTATGTCCGACCCCTCCCCTCCCCCGCCGGCCTCGCCCCGTGGCCTGAGCCGTCCCGACCTGCTGGTGGCCCTGGGCGTCACGCTGCTGGGCGCCCTGCTGCTGTACGGCACCTTTCAGATTCCCTTCGGCATCAACGCGGTGGTCGGCCCGCGCGTGTTCCCGCTGATCGTCTCGCTGGGCACGCTGGCCCTGGGCGCGTGGCTCACCGCGCTGACGCTGCGGGGCGAGCGGGCCGAGCCGGCAGTTGAAGAAGACACCGATCCCGGCGCGCCGGCCGACCTGAAGGCGCCCGCGATCGTCCTGGGCGGGTTCCTGCTGGGGACGCTGCTGCTCTCGCCGCTGGGCTTCGTGCCCGGCACGGCCCTGATGTACTTCAGCGTGGCTTTTGCCTTCGGGGAACGCCGCTTCGGCCTGACCGCGGGGGTCGCCCTGCTGGTCGCGGGGATCACCTTCGTGGTCTTCACGCGCGGTCTGGGACTGAACCTGCCGGCCGGCGTGCTGAAGGGACTGCTGTAATGGAGGCCCTGACGTCCCTGCTCGGCGGCTTCGAGACCGCCCTGAGCCCCCTGAACCTGCTGTGGGCGCTAATCGGCGTGACGCTGGGCACGCTGGTGGGCGTGCTGCCCGGGATCGGGCCGGCCCTGACGGTGGCGCTGCTGCTGCCGGTGACCGCCCAACTGCCGCCCGTGAGCGCTTTCATCATGTTCGCGGGCATCTATTACGGCGGGATGTTCGGGGGCTCGACCACCTCCATCCTCCTCAACACCCCGGGCGAATCGGCCAGCATCATCACGGCGCTGGAGGGCAACAAGATGGCGCGCCGGGGCCGGGCGGCCGCCGCACTGGCGACCGCCGCCATCGGCTCGTTCATCGCCGGCACCATCGGCACGGTGCTGCTGACCTTCTTCGCGCCGGCCCTCGCCGATATCGCCGTGACCATCCCGGCGGGGGCGAAGTTCGCGCTGATCCTGCTGGCCTTCGTGACCATCTCAGCCACCTTCGGGGGCTCGCCCCTGCGCGGCCTGATCAGCCTGTTCTTCGGCCTCGCGGTGGGACTGGTGGGCACCGACCTGCAGAGCGGCCAGGCGCGCTTCACCGTGGGCCGTCCGGAACTGCTCGACGGCATCGACTTCATCACGGTGGTGATCGGCCTCTTCGCCATCGGTGAGACGCTGTATGTCGCCAGCCGCTACCGCAAGTCCCAGGACGTGATCCAGCTGCGGGGCGGGGCG
Protein-coding regions in this window:
- a CDS encoding diguanylate cyclase domain-containing protein; this encodes MLSIASNVLLSVQVQATAATASLVNTAGRQRMLAIRISGDAEHAATSHDPRGLSDLRASLSLFAANHARLADPDSGLYTSGFFPEVRRLYSDDLNTRVQAFTAAAHRVLRTPLEQLRPNHPDVVFLIVQARGPLLKGLERAVSLDEHRSDTVIRRIQVLSWLRVSLVLLLLSGLGFFVFRPLERRNRDLMIRLSAERQAVARQAAYAQALLQVSALTDSPLPPETVAHQATAIVARTSGLHWAGLGIITAHRTQVACAYADPTLPGAVLARLNQPPRPGEGVVWDVLHSGQSRFVDEYAQQPGARPELVTAGLRGLAWVPLGATGETQYVLTGARLTAQPWTADDRDLFEAAARTVTVALNRRVYLQEVEAAALSDALTGLANRRAFERDLQALARHPGHHPSGLTVVMLDLDGLKAVNDTQGHEGGDALLRGFARALRATFRQDDRVYRLGGDEFAVVLDNGAHDDHAGLLARVAEAAAHLRRQGFATGGASAGCASFPGDGLGLEDTVRLADERMYVDKRRRKSPGRAHATH
- a CDS encoding FAD:protein FMN transferase, whose translation is MRPLLLPVLRALRPPVRRHSVYERLLGTEVELQVIAQTAAHAAQAETAGLDELDRLATVFSRFDEASEWRRWLSRPGERRVLSPDLREVLRQADHWRHWSGGAFHPGADALGALWRTAESRGEPPPPAQLAALVTALQVDPWTLHEDGSATLHARYAMGLDALAKGVIVDRMAEVMAAQTGVRSVLVNVGGDLRTIGGRGITVTVADPRTPRDDAPPVARVRVRSGALASSGRAHRGYVIRGVRYSHVLDPRTGQPVTATPGVTVRAPNCATADALATILSVLPAAQGLTLLGNQPGCSALLVTAHGERLLSPGWPPDPRPLLSSPPRRHP
- a CDS encoding ATP-binding protein; its protein translation is MAALIPAGLRPPRSGLQRRLVRWHLLVLGAMTVLLLAVQTVHLYTQSRERLGERAMTASRLVATLPEVIRAAEQGVQNAQVNARVNALRAQAEADFIVVGNRQGIRLAHPIPDRLGKPMEGGDNPGPLAGREVISVARGSLGVSVRGKVPVWAGGVVGGQVVGVVSTGYLMPQAWHLVGAALVSLLPWFLLALALGTLGAVGAARRLRAEILNLEPEEIAALARQQRAVLSALREGVIAVDVSGDVTLISDRAAEALGHAALPVPLSALWPELAAVTRGGGGLRQQNLELTRLGQPFLVNLEPLDGGGFIASFRDRAEALALADELTHARGFVDVLRAQTHEYQNRLHVLSGLLQLGRHDEALRVLNAEIRADAEFRSLLRDVQVPRLVALLAGKRERAQELGIDFQVAEGSALSPLWERHADTLVTAVGNLTENAFEALGGQPGQVTVLIGEDPEGVQVEVEDSGPGVPGALAGRLYTRGASSKGEGRGYGLAGVMARVQALGGHIRQTRRAGRTVFLVSLPSPLPTALPPPADLGP
- a CDS encoding PepSY-associated TM helix domain-containing protein, with protein sequence MSASAPPEGQAQGAAAAPRRRGRSRAASTHVTLRWLHTYTSMISLLVVLFFALTGITLNHPDWVFGTGEVKSEVTGTLPSGWITKGAVDWLTVAEELRASQHLRGRAGDTRVDGQEASLSFLGPGYAADVFIDTATGRYTANVLQQGGLAVINDLHRGRDAGTAWKWVIDLSGGVLALVAFTGIGILLYLKKTRAQALGVMGVASVLVLVLAWHAVA
- a CDS encoding DUF2271 domain-containing protein, translated to MTPTRRSVLRSLAASAAALTLGRLTPALAANASAPARWRAGQTLDVTFTVATQAGGRVKRPYVAVYIEDAQGAAVRTLTVWVQQTRRNPRWLAELRRWTRLNAGLVDTVSSATRNPGTYAVAWDGKNDQGALVAQGAYYVIVETAREHGPYSLVREKLTVGSSPFTRSLGTNNDIEGVSVRFGAA
- a CDS encoding response regulator transcription factor produces the protein MSPPPQRPDVRVLLVEDDSRVARVNRELLERDPGVHVVGSAASCAQGDALAQALAPDLILLDVQLPDGSGLGLLRHWRSVGRTTDVALITAADDEASVRLALAHGAFDYLIKPFTGARLAELVARHRTRRTPPATRPPARLDQAALDRRLGVPTTGEQGRGDGPLPRGIDAHTLERVAQALQVAGPGRSAEDVGDRLNLSRVTAWRYLEYLVRCGRARLDHQYGLPGRPAKLYHADEAAPLESGDAPD
- a CDS encoding Bug family tripartite tricarboxylate transporter substrate binding protein; the protein is MNVKISALTLSALLLLTPSTLAQGAVRIMAPAAPGGGWDQTSRAIQTVMQDEGIAKAVTVFNVPGAGGTIGLAQLYNAKGDGNQMMTMGLVMVGAILTNASKVDLSRVTPLARLTGEYEVMVVPASSPYKSMKDFAAAWKGNAGLAVAGGSAGGTDHMLVGLLAKSVGVDTKKMNYVPFSGGGETLAAVLGNQVAAGVAGYGEFEAQIKAGKLRAIGISSGKRQAGIDAPTFKEQGFNVELANWRGIVAPPGISASEKATLVAALDKMHASKAWKDTLKTRNWSDLYMSGSKFDVFLKLEAVRVRGVLQDIGLVK
- a CDS encoding tripartite tricarboxylate transporter TctB family protein — protein: MSDPSPPPPASPRGLSRPDLLVALGVTLLGALLLYGTFQIPFGINAVVGPRVFPLIVSLGTLALGAWLTALTLRGERAEPAVEEDTDPGAPADLKAPAIVLGGFLLGTLLLSPLGFVPGTALMYFSVAFAFGERRFGLTAGVALLVAGITFVVFTRGLGLNLPAGVLKGLL